The window CATCGGCGCCCGCGGCGATCTGGCCGGAATGGCCAGACAGACTTTGCGCGATCACAGCGGTCCGATGCCGCTCATCGTTCACGTGGAGGAAAATCGTCGCACGGTCTTTTTTGAGGGCGCCGACATTGTTTCGGCCGAAGGCTTTGTTCTTCAACCGATCAGCAGTGACAGGGGAGAGCAGGACTCGGATTCGGGGTCGCTGTCAGAGCAGCTGCCATCACCGCCGCCGGCGCTTGCGCCCGCTTCGCAAGCGGCCCCGGCGACGGGGACGGCGGCGCCTGCCGATCGGCCGCTGGATACGCTCAGCGGACTGAAAGCCGTGCTGGCGCTCAAGGCCGGCATGCGTCTGGATGAGATTGGCGACGGGCTGAACATTGAGGAATTGTTTAAGGGAAATTCCAGTCGTCGCAACCAGGCGCTGGCCGACCTCGGCAGCGAATTCAATACCAGCGCCCTGGACGGCGCACACGAGAAGAGCGTAGGCGAGCTGGCTCTGGCCCTCGCTAAGCTGGGGCCCTATGATCGGCCCGGCCCTTTTCTGCGCGTCGCCCTGGACGATGCCATCAAAAAGTTCATGCCGGCCGATTTCGGACGTCGTGAAATCCTGGCACAGTTGAGCGAGAGTCGTCTGCTGGGCGCCGGACATGTCTTTCAGCTGACTGCGCGACTGCCGCTTTACCTGCGCGCTGGCGAATCAATCGGCAAGGGGCCGCTGTCGCCCATCGCTCCGCTCGGACGATTTGGCGACCGACGGGCGGCCGCAGACTTTATCCATCGCTGCGTCGATCTCTACGGTTTGGAACTTGGCCTTAATTTCCCGCATGCCGGCGCACAAGCGGGCGCTGCGGCTTCGATGGTCGATTCGGCCGCACTGCAGGCCCTCGAGCAAAAGTACTTTGGCGCTGGCGGCGCCCTTGAGCGCTGGCTGCGCTTCGGGCAGCAGACCCTTGCTGGCGTCGATCCCTATGCGGCCTTGCTGGTGCGTGATCGCGAAACGCTGGAAGAATCTCAGGTCAATGCTGTCGGCTGGAGCGAAAGCGAAGAGCGCGTTGCTCGTCCGCGCTTTGATCAACGCAAGGTCGTATTCTTGCGCAGCAGTCGTCAATGGGCAAAGATGCGCCTGATACGGAGCTTCTACGATCTGGAAAATGGACGCATCGACGTCATCGCCGAGCCGTTTGCGCAGCAAATCGCCTCGCATCTGGACGCCGAGCTCGAAGCCGCCTGCGTCTACTTCCAGCGCCTTGCCACCGGCGCCCGGACCAGGGCGGAGCTGGCGCGCTTACTGGCTCTGCCGCGTCAGTCCGCTTTCCGACCGCTGCAGTTGCCCGGCAAAGCCGCGCTCGATTGGAAGGAGGATGGCAGCTTTGCTTTTCGCGAAGAGTCCGGCGGCAGTTGCCAGGATCTGCTTGGCGGCAGCCATGCGCCGCGCATTGAGATCTCCGAGGACGAGGGCAATCATTTTCAGTTCAGCGCTTCGCTCAGCGACGCCTTTCGCTCGGCGAGCCTTGAAACTCTGGATCAGGGCCTGAGCTTCGTCGGTCAGTGTGCGCTGATCACCGGCGCCGGTCCGCGCTCCATCGCGCTGGAAATGGTAAAGTACCTGCTGGCCGGCGGCGCTCAGGTGCTGCTGTGCACCAGCTCCTATTCTATAGCGCGGATCAAGGAATACAAGCGCCTCTACCAGCAGTATGGCGCGCGCGGCGCCGAGCTGGCGATCCTGCCCTTTTCCCAGGGCAGCATGAGCGATATTCGCGAAGTGGTGCGCTATGTTTTCGAGCAGGGCTATGAACCGGATATATTGGCGCCCTTTGGCGCTATCGGCGAAGAGAACAGCCTGCTGCAGATCAACGACGATTCCATGGCCGGACTCCGCGTCATGCTGCTTGGCGTCGAACGATTGATAGCGGAGATGACGAGCGCCTACCAGCGCCGACACATTCGCCACAAGCGCCTGCGCGTCGCGTTGCCGCTTTCGCCCAATCATGGCGTTTTTGGCTTCGATGGCATGTATGCGGAAAGCAAGCTGGCTCTGGAAAGCTTGTTGCGTAAGTATCATTCGGAATATGCCGAGTGGGGACGCTATACGCAGTTGCTCGGCCTGCGCATCGGCTGGGTGCGCGGCACTGGATTGATGGAACTCAACGATGCCGTTGCGCCGGAGCTGGAAGCCCGCGCCGCAGTGCGCACATACCATCGCAGCGAGATGGGTCTTATGATTGCGATGCTCCTCGCCGCTGCGCCGGAAAGCAAGGGCCCCCTGATTGCCGATCTGAGCGGCGGTCTGGCCAGCGTCAGCGGACTCAAGGCGCTGCTTGCCGATATTCGCCTGCAGCTGCAACGTCAGTCGCGCCTGCGTCGCCGCCAGCATTCCTTGCATCAGCTCCTGCGCGAGTCGCCCGAACCGCAAAAAGTTCGCGCCCTGCAGCCTCCGGCGCAGCCTTTCCCTGCGCTGCCAGATGAAACCCAGCTACAGCGGTACGCTGTCGCCGCGCCGCCGGCTTTGAAGGACATCATTTGCGTGGTCGGCTTTGGCGAGGTCAGTCCCGGCGGATCGGCGCGCACGCGCTGGAATCTGGAAAAGGACGGCGAGCTTTCACTGGAAAGCGCTATCGAGCTGGCCTGGATGACCGGTCGCATTCGCAGCGAACGCAACGCCGCGGGCAACGGACGTTCATGGGTCGCTGCTGAAAGCGGCGAAGTTCTGGCCGACTTTGAAATCAAGGCTCGCTATGAGGCGGAGCTTTTGCAAACAACAGGCATCCGTTTCGTCGAGCCTCAGACCCTTGGCTTCGATCCGCTGAATCTCCCTGTTCATACGGATGTCGTACTGGAGGAAGACTTCCTGATTCCGGCTGCAGACCGCCAGGAGGCGCGAGCGTTCCTGGCGGCAATGCCGGAAGGCGCGGAGCTCTATTTTGATCCAGAGCGCGATCGCTGGTTTGTGCGACGGAAGAAGGGGACCGCGCTGCGCGTTCTCAAATCGCTGCGCCTGTCGCGCTATGTGGCCGGTCAAATCCCCGCCGGCTGGTCGGCGGAGCGCTACGGCATTCCGCGCGATTTGCTGGCCCAGGTAGATCGGGTAACTCTTTTCAACTTAATCACAACGGCCGAGGCTTTTCTGGCGGCAGGCATGCAGCCGACGGAGCTGTACCGCTATCTACACCCGGCCGAGGTCGGCAGCACCGTTGGCAGCGGCATGGGCGGAATGCAAAAGCTGCAACGATTGTTTAGTGACCACAAGCAAGATCAGGAGCGGCAACGCGACGTCTTACAGGAGACATTGATCAACGTGACAGCAGCCTATGTCATGACTTCTTATGTAGGCGGCTTTGGACCCATTCAGGCCCCGGTAGCCGCCTGCGCCACGGCGGCGCTGTCGGTAGAAATGGCGGCGAGTCTGATTCGCGAAGGCAAGGCGCGCTGCGTACTGGCCGGCGCCTTCGATGATATCAGCGAAGAAAGCATGCTTGGCTTTGCCGACATGAACGCCACGGCCCCCACGGACGAGATGCTGGAACGCGGCATTCCTGCCGCGGAAATGTCGCGTCCCAATGATTCGCGGCGCGGCGGTTTTGTGGAAGCGCATGGCGGCGCTACGTTGCTGCTGGCGCGCGGCGATTTTGCCTTGGAGGCCGGGCTGCCGGTCTACGGCATCATCGCCCACGCAGCTTCCCACGCCGACGGCTTCCAGGCCTCGATTCCGGCGCCGGGGCAGGGCGTGCTGGCCGTGGCGCGGCAGCTGGATGGCGCGGGCAGCAGTCCTCTGGGTCGCGCCCTTGCCCGCTTTGGGCTGGCGGCTGACGATATCCAGTTGGTCTACAAGCACGACACGTCCACGGCGGCGAATGATCCCAATGAAAACCGTCTGCACGACTCCATACAAAAAGCCCTGGGTCGCAGCCCCGGCAATCCGCTGCTGACAGTTTCGCAGAAGTCTCTGACCGGACACTCCAAGGGCGGCGCCGCCGCCTGGCAGTTGATTGGTTTGCTGCAATCGCTCAACGATGGCATTGCGGCCGGCAACCGCACGCTGGACGATGTTGACGTCGAAATGGAAAAGTACAGCGCGATGGCCTTCAGCGACGAGTCGATCCACGCCGGCCCTCACCGCTGGAAGGCCGGTCTGCTGACCTCGCTGGGTTTTGGCCACGTCGGGGCTTTGATTCTGGCTGTGCATCCCAACTTCTTTCTGGCGGCGCTGAGCCCGGAGCAGCGCGCCGCTTACAGCATCAGGCGCGCGCCGCGCGAGGATTTTGCGCGGCGAAGACTGCACGGTATCTGGACCGGAACTGGCGATGCGCTTTTCACGCGTCGCACCGAATCGCTGTTTCGCGATGCACAGGCCGAGTCGCGCAGCCTGCTGGCTGCAGCCATCGACCGTAGCGAGCTGCGGTTTTGAGCATGATTTACGGCATAGGCGTCGATCTTGCGTTTTGCGGCGACTTTCGCGAGGTCTTTGAACCATCGGGCGAAAACTTCTTGCGGCGTTACTTCACGCCTTCCGAAGAGCGCTACTGCCGCGAGGTCGAAGGCCGCCAGCGCCTGCAACGTCTGGCGGCCCGCTACGCGGCCAAAGAGGCGCTGCTCAAAGCCCTGGATGGCCCGCGCCTGCATGAGGACGCGCTCTTTGCATTCAACTATCAGGAGGCGGAGGTTGCCAGGGACCATCGCGGCCGTCCGATGTTTCGCTTTCATGGCGAATTGCCGCAGCGCCTGGCGGAGCTGGGCGTCGCCGGCAGTCATTTAAGCTTAAGTCATTCCGGCGACTACGCCATTGCCCAGGTGGCGCTTCTGAGCCGCCTATGAACGAAGCGTTGGAACCTGCGTTGCGCTTGCTGGCGGCCCGCAACCCGGCCTCCCATTCGCGAAGCTCGCCTCGCAGCGGCCGTCTGCGCCGAGTGCTGGTGGCCAATCGCGGCGAAATTGCCCGCCGCTTTTTCTTTGCGTTGCGCGAAGAAGGGATTCGTTCCGTGGCCGTTGTTGCCGATGTGGACCGCAATCAGTCCTGGCACGAATTTGCCGACGAAGTCCTGCATATCGGCGGCTCCGCCAGCTACGCGAACCCCGCCACGATACTTGCGGCGGCGATCTACGCGCAAGCCAACGCCATTTATCCGGGCTACGGATTTCTGTCGGAGAACGCTCGATTTGTACAAATGATCGAGCAGTACAATAGTGAGAGCGGTCAGAATATTGTCTTCATGGGACCGGCAGCGCAGATCATGCAGTGCGTGGGGTCCAAACTGGACGCCCGGCGTCTGGCAAGAGCGGCCGGTATCGCGCTCTTTGCCGGCAGCGATCAAATTGAAAGCGACGCTCAGGCGCTTGGCGAGGCCGACCGCATTGGCTATCCGGTAATGGTGAAATTGAATGCCGGCGGCGGCGGAAAGGGGATGAGCATCGTGCATTCGCCGGCGGAGCTGCCGGCGGCGCTGGAGTCCAGCCGGCGCATCGGCGCGGCAAACTACCAGGACGCCAGCCTCTATCTGGAACGCTACATCGCGCAGCCGGTGCATGTCGAAGTGCAGATATTCAATGGCATGGCCATTGGCCTGCGCAAGTGCGCCGTGCAGCGCCGCAACCAGAAGATCATCGAAGAATCGGCGCACCAGCTCATGCCGGAGGCTACCGTCGTCAGATTGTTTGAATCCGCCGAGCTACTTGCGCGCGCTTGCGGCTACGACCGCTGCGGCGGAGCGGGGACGGTTGAATTCCTTTATGATCAGGCGGCCGACCAGTTCGGCTTTCTGGAGATGAACACTCGTTTGCAGGTAGAGTATGCCGTCACCGACCAGTCGCTGGGCGTCGACCTGGTGCGCTGGCAGATTCTGTGCTACGATGATCGGCAGGGAGAATTGCAGGGCGAGTTTGGTCGCGCCCTCGCGCAGCGACTTCGGCCGGAGCAACACGCTATCGAATGTCGCATCTACGCCGAAGATCCCTGCCTGGACTATGCCCCTTCGCCGGGCGCCCTGCGCGCCGTCGCTCTGCCGGCCTTCAACGGCATTCGCTGTGACTTTGGCTATCGTGCTGGCGACCAAATTCTGTCCGACTACGATCCGATGATTGGCAAGCTGATAGCCCACGGCCCCTCGCGGGCCATCGCTCTTAATCGCCTGAAACGCGCTCTCGGTGAAATTTACATTGCTGGAGTGATCACAAATATTGATCAGCTGCTGGCTATTGTGCGCCATGACGCCTTTCTTGCCGGCGACTACAACAATCGTCTGCTTGCGGACAGTGTTGAATTGCAACAATGCGCGCCGGTTCCGACCGACCAGATCGCTTTGACTGCGGCGCTCTTTGCGCTTGGCGAGCGTTGCCTTCTTGTCCGGCAAGAGCTGCAGGAGGCAATCCGATCGACAGCGCTGCTTGAGCAATTGGTCGCCAGAGGCGGCGCGGAACCGGCGCAGTCCTTTGCC of the Leptospirales bacterium genome contains:
- a CDS encoding holo-ACP synthase, yielding MIYGIGVDLAFCGDFREVFEPSGENFLRRYFTPSEERYCREVEGRQRLQRLAARYAAKEALLKALDGPRLHEDALFAFNYQEAEVARDHRGRPMFRFHGELPQRLAELGVAGSHLSLSHSGDYAIAQVALLSRL